TGACGCAATCACCCCCACGAGGGGCTGGCCGTGACACAGGCTGAAGATGGCCACCGGGTTGCTTACCACCTGCAGGCAGTGTAATGAAAGCTCGTCGATGCGGGAGTTTTCAATCGGTGGCTGGGAGTAGGTTGGCAGGTCAGTGATTTGAACAGCggggaagaggcagaagTAGAAGCCCTGCTGCACGCGGCCGATGCGGCCCCGACGCTGTGCCACGCTGCCACGCGAGATCCACTGCGTCACAAGAGGCGGGTACTGAATGGAGGACGGCGACTCCTTCGAAATCTTTGGCCGCTTCACCAGCACCAGGTCGATGACGTACACCACATCTGGCAGCGTGATGGATACCTCGGCGATGTCGGTGGCGAGGTATACCTTCTGTCGCCCCGGTATGTGACGCCTCATTGCCGCCTCGATCTCGCTCAGGTTCACCGCGCTGTGCCATGGCACCGCGTCGACCCGGTGAGATAGTTGCGTGCGTAGCCACATGCTCATCGTCTCTACCTGTGCCCTCCCTGGCAGAAACACGAGGATCGAGTGCACCGGGTTCGAGCAGCTGTTGAGGAAAAAGATCAAGTTTTGGGCCAGGTAGAAGTGCTTCTCCACCGTGCCCTTGTCCACAACACCGCGCGACACCAGCTGCGGCGGGGCGTGGTAGTCCGTGCCGAGGAGGGTGCAGGTTTCCTCCAGGAAGTAGTCGTGGATGGGGTGCTCTGGCTCGCTTTGCTTGTAAGTTGCAACGCGGAGGCCAGCAAAGTACTCCTCCCAGTCCTCCGTGTTGAGGGTGGCGCTCATGAGCACCAGCTTGAAGTGTGATGTCTTGTTGAGCAGCGCCAATCGTAGCAGCGCCACTGTCACCTCGAGGTCTGGCTGCCGCTCGTGAAACTCATCAAGCACAATGTGCGTGAACGGCAGCTCCGCCGGGTTTTCGAGAAtacgcagcaacagcgtgTAGCTCGTCATGTACCACAAGCGCGTCTGCTCATCTCCCTTCTTATCACCGCGGATCCAGTAGCCGACGTCCTCGCCGACGCGCTCGCGGCGAAGACTCGCCACGCGGTTTGAAatcgccaccgtcgcagtGCGGCGGGGCTGGGTGCTGACCACCTTCGTGTCCGACGAcagctcgagcagcgccttcGGGACGCCGGTGCTCTTGCCACTTCCGGTGTCGGTGCAAACAAAGACAACGTCGTGCTGTTCGATAAGTTCGAGGATGACCGGCATGTCAAGCCGCTCCGTCACGACGTGGTTCAGCAGGAGCGTCTCCTGGCGACGGTACTTGTCAAAGAACTCCGCCTGCGATATCTGCATGGCCGTCTGCATCTCCTGCATCGTCTCGAAGCGCTGCTTGTATTCGGCATCTGTGCGCATAGCTTcggcgtggcggcgctgcgcactctcctgctccttctcaatgcgctgctgcgcgcgcacgGCGCGGTCATCGTCACGACGGCGGCCGCGCACCCGCCGTGGAGGCGGAACTTCCGGCCGGACATTGTTTGCCAGACTCGATGCAGAGGACCTCGGGGCTGGCTTGGAGAGCAGATGCGTTGTTGCCGAGGTCGGTAACTCGGCGGTCTTCACCAGCTCGTCAGTAGCCTTTGTGGCGCCCGTCAGCGCACCCATTGCCTTCGCAGGAGCGAGCTGAGCAAGATTGCCAGCAGTGCCATCCGACTCCTTCGGCTCTGGCGGTGCTTCGGGAGCAGCTTTTGAGCGCGGCTTTGGGACTGCACTGAactcggctgctgctgctgctgggggcTGCGCTTCGGACTTAGGAGCCTCCTTCGGCGTCACCTTGGATGGCACCGCCTTCACTGTGTCCTTGAGCACCACCTTGGTCAGCTCCTTCGAGGCGGCCTTCGCAGCATCCCTCTTGCCAGTCTTCACAGGCTCTTTGGCTGGTGCGCTCCGAGGTACCTTGGCGGCCAGCTGGTCTACAGCCTTCTCTGCTGGCTTCTCCGCGGTTGCGCTCGGCTTCGCCTTGGCGCCGCTCagggctgccgctgcggcgtaGCTCTTTGGCTTCTTGGCCTGGTTTAGGTACTCCACAGCGCCGCGCGATGTGGGTGCCGGCGCGGTCGCGTCGGTCTTCTGCGCcagccactgcagcacgtTACCTCCTTGCTTGTTGGTGGACCATTGCTCATTCGTCGGCGCTGGTGGGGTGACTGCTACCTTTACCGTATCA
The DNA window shown above is from Leishmania panamensis strain MHOM/PA/94/PSC-1 chromosome 31 sequence and carries:
- a CDS encoding ATP-dependent RNA helicase, putative (TriTrypDB/GeneDB-style sysID: LpmP.31.0250), whose protein sequence is MPRRPGPQIKRASDKENKDGAGTRSDTVKVAVTPPAPTNEQWSTNKQGGNVLQWLAQKTDATAPAPTSRGAVEYLNQAKKPKSYAAAAALSGAKAKPSATAEKPAEKAVDQLAAKVPRSAPAKEPVKTGKRDAAKAASKELTKVVLKDTVKAVPSKVTPKEAPKSEAQPPAAAAAEFSAVPKPRSKAAPEAPPEPKESDGTAGNLAQLAPAKAMGALTGATKATDELVKTAELPTSATTHLLSKPAPRSSASSLANNVRPEVPPPRRVRGRRRDDDRAVRAQQRIEKEQESAQRRHAEAMRTDAEYKQRFETMQEMQTAMQISQAEFFDKYRRQETLLLNHVVTERLDMPVILELIEQHDVVFVCTDTGSGKSTGVPKALLELSSDTKVVSTQPRRTATVAISNRVASLRRERVGEDVGYWIRGDKKGDEQTRLWYMTSYTLLLRILENPAELPFTHIVLDEFHERQPDLEVTVALLRLALLNKTSHFKLVLMSATLNTEDWEEYFAGLRVATYKQSEPEHPIHDYFLEETCTLLGTDYHAPPQLVSRGVVDKGTVEKHFYLAQNLIFFLNSCSNPVHSILVFLPGRAQVETMSMWLRTQLSHRVDAVPWHSAVNLSEIEAAMRRHIPGRQKVYLATDIAEVSITLPDVVYVIDLVLVKRPKISKESPSSIQYPPLVTQWISRGSVAQRRGRIGRVQQGFYFCLFPAVQITDLPTYSQPPIENSRIDELSLHCLQVVSNPVAIFSLCHGQPLVGVIASSMNMLTQLGCILDAKDPLSAGERIDEIYNRQNESWSRMIMAAAQAEVMTDIPEYHCTFIGRILQLIPVSPQPGMLVFFGFLTGLESLMILAAAVTSSLSPFSINANEGRQRHFNVARAMEETENAMREFCCGLRSDIVAVMKAALLFRIEQQRHGDSMETVRHWCLQKYLSYDKLMAIVDLENHIKYELAEFMPFRSIVEAEKLLEQLDKLASMVAVMTNVAFVAQSLEVTSENNSYTNSKEMALGIFSDLTAVPDIHSPSCLRWQEGDVIIPVQLSLIFDKLLASFSTAIASPKQFWMSLLLFSQRVHYATFSDDEGTFHVFALSYGGKERYVEVDEITGYVVLEFRRKLSAICGVLRLTHANRLLYEDHINTLLSSYSLAPLQDLQREVITALVSIFNNLEDMTADEVEHDEDDLDLVSLLSFVLPTRTT